The region GAAATGGGGTTGACTCGTTTGAAAATAAGTGAATTGGgatgaacagagagagagagagagagagagagagagagagagcgagaaaaaaaatgcagaaaaagtGTTTCGCTCAGAAAGGGGTCACATGTAGGTCAAGGAAAAACGGTGCAAAATTGATCGCCGAGATTCGCCTAGATCACCTCGTTTGTAGCAGCTTTCCTCACACGTTAATTGTGTTGTCATAAGCAACGAGGTATTATCAGTCACTATAAGCTACCGGCAGAATGGCTTCTCAGCTTGACTCTGCTGCCTTACCAAGATTGCAGgaagttttccatttatcCCGGAATCTTACTTCTTCACCTTCGAGTCTCATCCACGTCCCAGACAGATTCCTGATCCGCGCACAAACTTTCGCCGCCATTGTGTGAAGACCCATGAGAAACACCATGGACGCGTAGTGGTTTGCGGTGATTGAAAAGAAGTTCCAGACCGACCCCAGCGAGTAAGACGGTATTCAATGCAAAACCACTgccgaagaaaggaaggaagcaagcaaATGGGGGGAAGCATCGTAGCATCTTCCACGCTGCCGGCCAAACTTACATAAGCTCCCAAAAGCataaaccacaacaaaacaacgcgTACTCACCTCCCTGCAGCACCGGGTCTCCCAGTCCGGAAGCGGAACTTTTCACCGTCACCACACCACCCGCTGCTTGTGCCACGTGTTCTGCTCCGTTGACCACCCAAACGGGGGGTACAAAGTTGTCGTCTATTCGCCCCGAACTTTTCAACCTCAGCTCTTGTGTTGGCGTGGTGGCCGGGAAGGAAACGCTAAAAACGCTTGGAAGGGAAAACGAACGCAACGACGAAGAATCGGACGAATTTTTAATGCTCCACGACAGAGCCACAACAGAGAACTTCAAACGGCGCCTCCCGGCACTACCAGGCGCCGCTGGCAGGAAGCGATATCTTTTGCACTTGTTTACAACCACCGCAAGAGGCAGGGAACCGGTTCTTCGGGGGGGAATAGATGGCTTAAATCCTTTCGGTTTCCTCGCTTtcctcgttctctttctctctcgttcacttgcactttgcacaAAGAGCGTTTTACTGTTGTGCGGACACACCGGCACTGGATTCACTCGCCGCAAAGCCCCAAATCCTTCCGGTACTATGCAGCACTTACGCAAAGGGACTgattaacaaacaaaagaagagaaaaaaaaaccagtaaTATATTAAAAAGGTTCTCCACTTCAAAGCACACAATACTGCGCACGCACAGACaatgaacggaacggattagTGGATTAAAGCTTTTTGGGCggggaacagcagcaagcgaatacaacaacaaaaaaaaaagaagcgtaTCCCGGAAAGCCAACATAATGCTCCCGGATGTGTCACTGCAACTCGCACTGCATTCCGGTGCAACACTAGCGCACCAGCATGTAACCGTCGTTGCTTCCGGCGTGGTATTGCACGTGGCAAGATTTACGACGAAAACAACTCCCACTTCCAAAGCTAATcctcacaacaacaaaaaaatcctgcCACGATATTCTGCTACACGCCACGGAAAGGATCACTTCACCACGCCAGTACCGGATGTGCACTGACGCTTAATTGATTTTATGCTCATCACGCGTTGCACACCCGGGGCCCGAAAACCAGCAATCCAGGgatcctcgtcatcgtcactgatgatgatggtggtggtggtgtgcgcaccgcaggaagaaggaaacggaacACGAGTATATAGTACGTTCTTACGACATTCCCACACACCATACCGGATACTCGGATGTTGATTGCTGGTTGATCCACTGGCACATGTCCTTGTGATGCGGGATTctagttttggttttttcttttttctgtgtctccatttgcttttccatttgcgCAACGATCTCCCACGTCGTTGTGGATGACACTCGAGATGgaaaacaccagcaccagcgctcGGTTTCTGTGTGTATGCGGTGGCCACagtcgtccgttcgttcgccattTAATTTCCATCGCGTGAAGTGACACATTtcgcttctactgctgctgccgctgttgctgctgctgaggtggGGAGTGTCACCCGgagtgagtgtgtttttcCTGCAGCACCGGCCAACGGGTTCCACTGAAGACGATCGTTATTAATAGCGCGTCTACACTGGCCCACCCAGGAACTTGGccgcctcatcatcagcagca is a window of Anopheles aquasalis chromosome 2, idAnoAquaMG_Q_19, whole genome shotgun sequence DNA encoding:
- the LOC126572996 gene encoding uncharacterized protein LOC126572996, with the protein product MCQWINQQSTSEYPCKRYRFLPAAPGSAGRRRLKFSVVALSWSIKNSSDSSSLRSFSLPSVFSVSFPATTPTQELRLKSSGRIDDNFVPPVWVVNGAEHVAQAAGGVVTVKSSASGLGDPVLQGEPSRNAPHWRSLTTGRELATTTTRRGGHNRDGESKK